The following coding sequences are from one Bacteroidota bacterium window:
- a CDS encoding sodium:solute symporter family protein has translation SIFIVYFALMLCVGVYFYFQNRDIDDYYVGGRSMSSWHIGLSVVATDVGGGFSIGLGGLGFGIGIAGSWMLFTGLIGAWISAVLLIPTISKLSAKNKFYTFPQIFEHFYNNKVALIAGIISAIGYIGFTSSQLLAGAKLASATFIEIDLQTALIIMGVIAVVYTGIGGLKAVIYTDTIQWIILMSGLLFIGIPFSYIAIGGMEAIKSTLGPEFLSMANVSWQELVNWGVTIIPIWFVGMTLYQRIYASKNEKQAKKAWFIAGLFEWPLMAFMGVTLGLFSRVAYESGMFADIGYAVGTAFDAEMGLPILLNKVLPVGIIGLMLSAYFSAILSTADSTLMAASGNVQTDILQKIFKFKTDAKSQLRLSQIVTLVIGTFSIVLASYMTNVLELMLYSYAFMVSGLFIPVLVALFTKNPSPNAAIAAMIVGGSTTVLLVVSGISLPFNLDANIFGIMASFVIYLTINKIK, from the coding sequence AAGCATATTTATCGTCTATTTTGCACTAATGCTATGCGTAGGCGTTTATTTTTATTTCCAAAATAGAGATATTGATGATTATTATGTTGGCGGACGCTCTATGAGTAGCTGGCATATAGGTTTATCGGTTGTTGCAACTGATGTGGGAGGTGGATTTTCCATAGGCTTAGGTGGTTTAGGATTTGGAATTGGAATAGCAGGCTCATGGATGCTTTTTACAGGATTAATTGGTGCATGGATAAGTGCAGTATTATTAATTCCTACAATAAGTAAATTATCTGCAAAAAATAAATTCTATACTTTCCCTCAAATTTTCGAACACTTTTACAATAATAAAGTAGCCCTTATCGCAGGAATCATATCAGCCATTGGTTATATAGGTTTTACAAGTTCTCAGCTATTGGCAGGTGCTAAATTGGCATCAGCAACTTTTATTGAAATTGATTTGCAAACTGCTTTAATTATTATGGGAGTAATTGCAGTGGTTTATACCGGTATCGGAGGCTTAAAAGCTGTTATTTATACCGATACTATTCAGTGGATTATTTTAATGTCGGGTTTATTATTTATTGGTATTCCGTTTTCATATATCGCAATTGGAGGAATGGAAGCAATAAAATCTACACTCGGTCCAGAGTTTTTATCTATGGCAAATGTAAGTTGGCAAGAGCTTGTGAATTGGGGCGTTACCATTATTCCCATTTGGTTTGTTGGTATGACTTTATACCAAAGAATTTACGCTTCAAAAAACGAAAAACAAGCAAAAAAGGCATGGTTTATAGCAGGCTTATTTGAGTGGCCATTAATGGCATTTATGGGAGTTACATTAGGATTATTTTCTCGTGTAGCATACGAAAGCGGAATGTTTGCCGATATAGGATATGCCGTAGGAACTGCTTTTGACGCTGAAATGGGTTTGCCTATTTTATTAAATAAAGTTTTGCCAGTAGGAATAATCGGATTGATGCTTTCCGCTTATTTTTCCGCTATTTTATCAACTGCCGATAGTACATTAATGGCAGCATCGGGCAACGTGCAAACCGATATTTTACAAAAAATATTTAAGTTTAAAACTGATGCAAAATCGCAATTACGATTATCTCAAATTGTAACTTTAGTAATTGGAACATTCTCCATAGTTTTAGCATCGTATATGACTAATGTTCTTGAGCTTATGTTGTATTCGTATGCTTTTATGGTTTCAGGGCTATTCATTCCTGTTTTAGTAGCTTTATTTACTAAAAATCCGAGTCCAAATGCAGCAATTGCAGCAATGATAGTAGGTGGTTCTACAACAGTATTACTTGTTGTATCAGGTATTTCATTACCATTTAATTTAGATGCTAATATTTTTGGAATAATGGCATCTTTTGTTATATACTTAACAATAAATAAGATAAAATGA
- a CDS encoding amidohydrolase — translation MNQKLINIRHLLHQNPELSNQEIETAIRVSDFMKALNPDKIVNISKTGRLFIFDSNNDGKTTVFRADMDALPINEENKTIKYLSLNKGIAHSCGHDGHMTIVLGLAQKIAENRPKKGKVILLFQPAEESEQGARDIVNDEKFNILKPDYIFALHNIPKEEKHQIIVKNGSFAAASKGMTVKLFGKSSHAAEPEKGISPADAISKIIEQLHNLRDNKTLFSDLILLTIINIKLGEIAFGTSPGYAEIRITLRAFENKDMKILTDKTEAVINKITEEENLKAEIKYSEVFPAIINNQKCFNLIKQSANINNYDIKEIDKAFKWSEDFGYYSEKYNTGFFGLGSGKNQPALHNPDFNFPDEIIETGVNLFYYIYKLINLKE, via the coding sequence ATGAACCAAAAATTAATAAACATAAGACATTTATTACATCAAAATCCTGAATTATCAAATCAGGAAATAGAAACAGCTATACGTGTTTCCGATTTTATGAAGGCTCTAAATCCCGATAAAATTGTTAATATATCAAAGACTGGCAGATTATTTATTTTCGATAGTAATAACGATGGTAAAACAACTGTTTTTAGAGCAGATATGGATGCTTTACCTATCAATGAAGAAAACAAAACTATTAAGTATCTATCATTAAATAAAGGCATTGCACATTCCTGTGGACATGATGGACACATGACAATTGTTTTAGGATTAGCACAAAAAATAGCAGAGAACAGACCTAAAAAAGGAAAAGTAATTTTACTATTTCAGCCAGCCGAAGAAAGTGAACAAGGAGCAAGGGATATTGTAAACGATGAAAAATTTAATATATTAAAACCTGATTATATTTTTGCTTTACACAATATACCAAAAGAAGAAAAACATCAAATAATTGTAAAAAACGGAAGTTTTGCTGCTGCATCAAAAGGAATGACCGTAAAACTATTTGGTAAATCATCGCATGCAGCCGAACCGGAGAAAGGGATTAGCCCAGCCGATGCTATTTCAAAAATAATAGAACAATTACACAATTTAAGAGATAATAAAACGCTGTTTTCCGACTTGATTTTACTTACAATAATAAATATTAAACTAGGAGAAATAGCCTTTGGAACATCGCCAGGTTATGCCGAAATTAGAATAACATTGCGTGCATTCGAAAACAAGGATATGAAAATTCTTACAGATAAAACAGAGGCAGTAATCAATAAAATTACAGAGGAAGAAAATTTAAAAGCAGAAATTAAATATTCAGAAGTGTTTCCTGCCATTATAAATAATCAGAAGTGTTTCAATTTAATAAAACAATCGGCAAACATAAATAATTATGATATTAAAGAAATTGACAAAGCATTTAAATGGTCGGAAGATTTTGGCTATTATTCGGAAAAATACAATACAGGATTTTTTGGTTTAGGGTCAGGAAAAAATCAACCTGCATTACATAATCCCGATTTTAACTTTCCAGACGAAATAATTGAAACAGGTGTAAACTTGTTTTATTATATATATAAATTAATTAATTTAAAAGAATAA